From the Nonlabens marinus S1-08 genome, one window contains:
- a CDS encoding polysaccharide biosynthesis protein — MKWRYFRVRSKQILWNEDNRVKLRNFNYLPRWLVIAIDLAIVIFSFFLSFLVVSNLNVSFYDVLTRPQECVFISLVYFASFFIFSTYAGLIRHSTFVDIFKIAISCGASALFLSIISYSYYGIFEKKIFLFPFLLINSVLTFAGMLMLRLTVKSLYSFIMNMGRKRHRVLILGVNDDSIAVGEALSIADHKNFVLVGFVSFNKRYKKLKILGVPIFKFDNLFFGSILPLKVNGLILVGNQLDTSEKNNIVDKALEQNLRIYHAPSITQWENDADVTSNIKEIQIEDLLERHPIKLDDTQINSYLNDKTILVTGGAGSIGSEIVRQVSRYKPKQLLILDQAESPLHTLELELRQQFPEVSYEFILADVRKKNRLEKVFEAYEVSVVFHAAAYKHVPLIERNPTEAIQVNIIGTVTLADLSAQYGIDRFVMVSTDKAVNPTNVMGATKRAAEMYVQALMQERQSNTKFITTRFGNVLGSNGSVIPHFKEQIKNGGPVTVTHENIIRYFMTIPEACQLVLQAGTMGQGGEVFVFDMGKPVKIMDLAKKMIKLSGLIPGEDIEISVIGLRPGEKLYEELLSDQSTTLPTHHEKIMRAKDDTMFLEDVMNLIIEIAAAAEQSDDLGMIGKLKVLVPEFKSENSVYELLDLPSCSDE; from the coding sequence GTGAAGTGGAGGTATTTTAGAGTTCGTAGCAAACAAATACTTTGGAATGAAGATAATCGGGTGAAGTTAAGAAACTTCAACTATCTTCCTAGATGGCTTGTTATCGCTATTGACTTAGCTATAGTTATTTTTTCTTTTTTCTTGTCATTTCTTGTGGTTTCAAATCTCAACGTGTCGTTTTATGATGTGCTGACGAGACCTCAAGAGTGTGTTTTCATATCCTTAGTTTATTTTGCCTCTTTTTTTATATTTTCTACCTATGCTGGTCTTATACGCCATAGTACCTTCGTAGATATTTTTAAGATCGCGATATCCTGTGGAGCTAGTGCTTTGTTTTTAAGTATCATTAGTTATTCTTACTACGGAATTTTTGAGAAAAAGATTTTTCTTTTTCCGTTTCTTTTAATTAATTCCGTATTGACGTTTGCTGGGATGTTGATGCTGCGACTTACAGTTAAATCCTTGTACTCTTTTATAATGAATATGGGTAGGAAGCGTCATAGGGTTCTGATATTAGGTGTCAATGATGATAGTATAGCCGTAGGTGAGGCATTGTCTATTGCAGACCATAAGAATTTTGTACTTGTAGGTTTTGTAAGTTTTAACAAGCGTTACAAAAAACTCAAAATCTTAGGAGTTCCCATTTTTAAATTTGATAATCTTTTTTTTGGATCGATCTTACCATTAAAGGTAAATGGATTAATTCTTGTCGGAAATCAATTGGACACTAGCGAAAAGAATAATATTGTCGATAAAGCCTTAGAGCAAAACCTTAGAATTTATCATGCTCCCTCAATTACCCAATGGGAAAATGATGCCGATGTCACAAGCAACATCAAAGAAATTCAAATAGAAGATCTTTTGGAGCGCCATCCTATAAAGCTTGATGATACACAAATCAATAGCTATTTGAACGATAAAACTATTTTAGTCACAGGTGGCGCTGGATCTATAGGTAGTGAAATAGTACGGCAAGTGAGCCGGTACAAACCGAAGCAACTACTCATTCTTGATCAAGCAGAGTCGCCTTTGCATACACTCGAGTTAGAGCTTCGACAACAATTCCCTGAGGTTTCTTATGAATTCATCCTCGCCGATGTTAGAAAAAAGAATAGACTGGAGAAGGTTTTTGAAGCCTACGAAGTTTCAGTTGTTTTTCATGCAGCTGCCTATAAGCATGTTCCGTTGATCGAACGAAACCCTACGGAAGCTATTCAGGTAAACATCATAGGCACCGTTACTTTAGCAGATTTGTCTGCACAATACGGTATTGATCGATTTGTAATGGTAAGCACGGACAAAGCGGTAAACCCTACCAATGTGATGGGTGCTACGAAGAGGGCCGCAGAGATGTATGTACAAGCATTGATGCAAGAACGCCAGTCAAACACAAAATTTATTACTACGCGATTTGGCAACGTACTAGGTTCTAATGGGTCTGTTATTCCACATTTTAAAGAACAAATCAAAAACGGCGGTCCAGTCACAGTGACTCATGAAAATATCATACGCTACTTTATGACCATTCCAGAGGCGTGTCAATTGGTGCTTCAAGCAGGGACCATGGGGCAAGGAGGAGAAGTATTTGTGTTTGATATGGGTAAGCCTGTGAAAATCATGGATTTGGCCAAAAAAATGATTAAATTATCTGGATTGATACCTGGAGAGGATATTGAAATATCTGTGATTGGTTTAAGGCCTGGTGAAAAGTTGTATGAAGAATTACTAAGCGATCAATCCACTACGTTACCAACACATCATGAAAAAATCATGAGGGCTAAGGACGATACGATGTTCTTAGAAGACGTTATGAATCTTATCATAGAAATAGCTGCGGCCGCTGAGCAATCTGATGATTTAGGTATGATTGGCAAACTGAAGGTTCTTGTTCCAGAATTCAAAAGCGAGAATAGCGTATACGAACTACTAGATTTACCATCTTGTTCTGATGAATGA
- a CDS encoding DegT/DnrJ/EryC1/StrS family aminotransferase: protein MPKPKQIYLSALNYAALNTQSQAGREVGCKEVYQDIEEFEKRCQQTLKTDRPVLAVNSGTAAIHLGLLLAGITAGDHVICQSMTFVASVNPVLYIGAIPVFVDSERQTWNMDPERLEEAFLDLVRNDKRPKAIILTSIYGMPYDYGRIFAFAKANNLTIIDDSAEALGSSYKDLSNGTLGDFGIISFNNNKIISTTGGGLLICPDAASYERGKFLATQAKENEPFYQHKEIGFNYRMGHLNAMMGLSQIPLLSERITMRKQMHNFYQDSFQPISGISVHTAPDDDFKSNYWLSAILVDPSEAGGVTKEDLRLALEAEDIESRPIWKPMHLQPLYSTYAYYGGTVCEELFEKGLCLPSGSNVTAIDRKRIELAIKNVLKY, encoded by the coding sequence ATGCCTAAGCCTAAACAGATATACCTTTCCGCACTTAACTACGCTGCATTGAACACCCAATCGCAAGCAGGTAGGGAAGTGGGGTGCAAAGAGGTTTATCAAGATATAGAAGAGTTTGAAAAACGGTGTCAGCAAACTTTAAAAACAGACCGACCAGTCCTTGCGGTCAATAGCGGCACTGCCGCCATTCATTTGGGATTGTTGCTCGCGGGAATCACCGCTGGTGACCATGTCATTTGCCAATCCATGACCTTTGTTGCCAGTGTAAACCCGGTGTTGTACATAGGTGCAATTCCTGTTTTTGTAGATAGTGAGCGACAAACCTGGAATATGGATCCCGAGCGACTAGAGGAGGCTTTCCTTGATCTAGTCCGCAATGACAAGCGACCTAAAGCGATTATTCTTACGAGTATTTATGGAATGCCATATGATTATGGGAGAATTTTCGCTTTCGCGAAAGCGAACAACCTAACCATCATAGACGATAGTGCAGAGGCCTTGGGAAGCTCTTATAAAGATCTAAGCAATGGTACTTTAGGTGATTTTGGCATAATTTCTTTTAATAACAACAAGATCATCTCGACAACAGGAGGTGGTTTACTCATTTGCCCAGATGCAGCAAGTTATGAAAGAGGGAAATTCTTGGCCACGCAGGCTAAGGAAAACGAGCCTTTTTATCAGCACAAAGAAATAGGTTTCAACTACAGGATGGGTCACTTGAACGCTATGATGGGGCTGTCGCAAATTCCCCTATTGAGCGAAAGAATTACCATGCGTAAGCAGATGCATAATTTTTATCAAGATTCATTTCAACCTATTTCAGGAATCAGCGTCCATACAGCACCTGATGATGATTTTAAGTCCAACTACTGGCTAAGTGCCATCCTGGTCGATCCGTCAGAAGCGGGTGGAGTCACCAAAGAGGACTTGAGATTAGCACTTGAAGCTGAGGACATAGAATCCCGCCCCATATGGAAGCCTATGCACTTACAGCCGCTCTATTCAACCTATGCTTATTATGGAGGAACCGTATGTGAGGAATTATTTGAAAAAGGTTTGTGCCTCCCTTCTGGCTCCAATGTAACAGCTATCGATAGAAAGCGTATCGAATTAGCCATAAAAAATGTTTTAAAATATTAG
- a CDS encoding GumC family protein: MLDLNTTSTTPDESLIQQIQPYFNKWWWFIVSSLVLLSVAVIYLRYSTNIYQAEASILIKDTQAGGGISELAALGDLGMLGNSFNSVENEIEVLSSRRLMSKVVEELNLDIQYFNEGNVKTSESFQSASFKIIKSSNTDVIDPFQFYVQRISSTEVKYWEENSDDTQTAILGEPIPFDQEVILTILDAKRPIKETESKEAPIYLIKVSGFESSVVRYANKLTVDQSVKRGSVIDLSISDPVPTKTAAILNQLIVEYNKDATQDKNIVAQNTVNFIEDRLATIELSLDSVELKKQQFKQENSISDIVAEATMNLESSAEYTAKQIEAQTQLRIARDLRTYLSNLGEDDYIPANLTLDSGSINQSINEYNELLLTLNQRRETATELNPLIQELQSRLTKLKGGISASLNSYIQSLETRLGSILSQNNRLSRRIGEVPSTERTARDIERDQTIVEAIYLYLFQKKEETAISLAVTAPKAKIVDSALVADQPISPKPSIILLGALIVGLLIPFAFIYLKGLFYDKIENRKDVTRKLPSVPFLGEVPKLASDEADKIAKNDRSVLAESFRILRTNLQYKIAALEKTDKAPIIIVTSSVKGEGKTFVSFNLAMTMANSGKKVLLLGGDIRNPQLHRYLQKGSKSLNGVTEFLVYPEYKAEEFIHTSDDNENLHIMLSGAIPPNPAELWLSDRVEDLLDYARNNYDLVIIDSAPSMLVTDTLLISDKADVTVYVSRANYTEKPLLDFVSDTIESGKLKNVAIVLNNVKIANFGYGNKYAYSYGVDQDTTWEKFLKAIKLKK, encoded by the coding sequence ATGCTAGATTTGAATACTACATCTACAACTCCTGATGAAAGCTTAATCCAACAAATTCAGCCTTATTTTAATAAGTGGTGGTGGTTCATTGTATCCTCATTAGTGTTATTAAGCGTTGCCGTAATTTATTTACGCTACTCCACGAATATTTATCAAGCGGAGGCTTCTATTCTTATCAAAGATACTCAAGCTGGGGGAGGAATTTCAGAGCTTGCTGCTCTTGGGGACTTGGGAATGCTGGGTAACAGTTTTAACAGTGTTGAGAACGAGATCGAAGTCTTAAGCTCTAGAAGATTGATGTCAAAAGTGGTAGAGGAGTTGAATCTGGATATTCAATATTTCAACGAAGGCAATGTGAAAACGTCGGAATCTTTTCAAAGCGCTAGTTTTAAAATTATAAAATCGTCAAACACTGACGTTATCGACCCTTTTCAATTTTATGTCCAGCGTATTTCGAGTACTGAAGTAAAATATTGGGAAGAAAACAGTGATGATACCCAAACTGCTATACTCGGAGAGCCAATACCTTTTGATCAAGAGGTTATTTTAACCATCTTAGATGCCAAAAGACCTATAAAGGAAACCGAAAGCAAGGAAGCTCCTATATACTTAATTAAAGTTTCAGGTTTTGAGTCCAGTGTCGTTCGATATGCCAATAAATTAACGGTAGATCAATCCGTTAAGAGAGGGAGTGTGATTGATTTATCTATTTCAGATCCAGTCCCCACAAAAACAGCTGCTATATTGAATCAATTGATCGTGGAGTACAATAAAGATGCTACCCAAGATAAAAATATAGTTGCGCAGAATACGGTGAACTTTATTGAAGATCGATTGGCTACTATTGAATTATCACTTGACTCGGTTGAGCTTAAAAAACAGCAATTTAAACAAGAAAATAGCATTTCGGATATCGTTGCTGAAGCGACCATGAACTTAGAGTCTAGTGCAGAATACACAGCTAAACAAATTGAAGCGCAAACCCAGTTGAGAATCGCTCGTGATCTGAGAACTTATCTTTCTAATTTGGGAGAGGATGATTATATTCCTGCAAACTTGACCTTAGATAGCGGCTCTATTAATCAATCGATTAACGAATACAATGAGTTGTTACTTACTTTAAACCAGCGAAGAGAGACCGCTACGGAATTGAATCCGTTAATCCAAGAATTGCAGTCTCGTTTGACGAAGTTGAAGGGGGGTATTTCAGCTTCATTGAATTCCTATATCCAATCTTTAGAAACCCGATTGGGTAGTATTTTATCACAAAACAACCGTCTTTCCAGAAGAATAGGAGAGGTGCCTAGTACCGAGCGAACGGCAAGAGATATTGAGAGAGATCAAACCATAGTAGAAGCGATTTACCTCTATCTTTTTCAGAAAAAAGAAGAAACAGCGATCAGCTTAGCGGTTACGGCTCCAAAGGCTAAAATTGTCGATAGCGCTTTAGTTGCTGATCAGCCCATATCTCCTAAACCTAGTATTATATTACTGGGAGCTTTAATCGTTGGGCTTTTGATTCCATTCGCTTTTATTTATCTAAAAGGATTATTTTATGATAAAATAGAAAACAGAAAAGATGTGACTAGAAAGTTACCTTCTGTTCCATTTTTAGGGGAGGTTCCTAAGTTAGCTTCTGACGAAGCAGATAAGATTGCGAAAAACGATAGATCTGTACTGGCAGAGTCTTTTAGAATTTTAAGGACCAATCTCCAGTATAAAATTGCAGCATTAGAAAAAACGGACAAAGCGCCTATAATCATTGTTACCTCTTCCGTAAAAGGAGAGGGGAAGACATTTGTTTCTTTCAATCTTGCCATGACCATGGCAAATTCTGGTAAAAAGGTGCTCTTACTTGGTGGGGATATTCGAAATCCACAGCTGCACCGTTACCTGCAAAAAGGCAGCAAAAGCTTAAATGGTGTTACAGAGTTCTTGGTATATCCAGAATACAAAGCGGAAGAATTTATTCATACCAGCGATGATAATGAAAACCTACACATTATGTTATCTGGTGCTATACCACCAAATCCAGCAGAATTGTGGCTAAGTGATCGTGTGGAGGACTTGTTAGATTATGCTAGAAATAACTACGATTTGGTAATTATTGATTCTGCACCATCGATGTTGGTCACAGACACCTTATTAATAAGCGATAAGGCAGACGTTACCGTTTATGTTTCTAGAGCCAATTACACTGAAAAACCTCTACTCGACTTTGTTAGCGACACCATTGAAAGTGGCAAGCTTAAAAATGTGGCGATAGTCTTGAACAACGTGAAGATTGCCAACTTTGGATATGGTAATAAATATGCCTATTCCTATGGTGTTGATCAAGATACCACATGGGAAAAATTCTTAAAAGCAATCAAACTTAAGAAGTAA
- a CDS encoding MraY family glycosyltransferase has protein sequence MTYLLVFLLLVTISYVYYRIADRFDIVDKPNHRSSHTLTTIRGGGILFYASIFIYFIWSGFQLPYLFLGVTLIAVVSFIDDLQPLPPMLRLPVQFLSIALVLIELDLGYPWFALAALIICGVGFINFYNFMDGINGLTALYSLVVVGSFVYFHQWVQPLVDFDLLVFLVLSILVFAFYNVRGKALFFSGDVGSISMAVILFYLLFKLYALIEAPAIVLIIGVYGIDACITILKRFKLKESIHEAHRHHMYQILVDKAGLSHLSVAIIYCGLQIVLFLIFLGIYQMSILEQVIISFVTLFAMTLVYLKLNYKFIPETLGLKNA, from the coding sequence ATGACCTACCTTCTTGTTTTTTTACTTCTAGTCACTATTTCTTACGTGTATTATCGCATTGCAGATCGTTTCGATATAGTCGATAAGCCCAATCATCGCAGTTCCCATACGCTGACTACCATACGTGGTGGTGGGATTTTATTTTATGCTTCAATCTTTATTTATTTTATTTGGAGCGGTTTTCAATTGCCTTATTTGTTTTTGGGAGTTACGCTTATCGCAGTAGTTAGCTTTATTGATGATTTGCAACCATTACCTCCCATGCTGCGGTTGCCAGTGCAGTTTTTATCCATTGCATTAGTTTTAATAGAACTGGATTTAGGATACCCTTGGTTTGCCTTAGCAGCTTTGATCATTTGCGGAGTTGGATTTATCAATTTCTACAATTTTATGGATGGCATCAATGGTTTGACCGCTTTGTATTCATTGGTGGTAGTTGGTTCTTTTGTTTACTTCCATCAATGGGTACAACCATTGGTGGATTTTGACCTGCTGGTTTTTTTGGTTTTATCCATCCTTGTTTTTGCTTTTTACAATGTGAGGGGAAAAGCACTTTTCTTTTCTGGGGATGTGGGAAGCATCAGTATGGCGGTAATTCTTTTCTACTTGCTTTTCAAGCTTTATGCGTTGATTGAAGCACCAGCAATCGTATTGATTATTGGCGTTTACGGGATTGATGCGTGCATTACGATATTAAAAAGATTCAAGCTCAAGGAATCTATTCATGAGGCCCACAGACATCACATGTATCAGATTCTTGTGGATAAAGCAGGGCTTTCCCATTTGAGCGTTGCTATCATATATTGCGGCTTACAGATCGTTCTGTTTTTAATTTTTCTTGGGATTTATCAGATGAGTATTTTAGAGCAAGTCATCATTTCTTTCGTTACTTTGTTTGCCATGACGCTGGTTTATTTAAAATTGAACTATAAATTCATCCCAGAAACCTTGGGACTGAAAAATGCCTAA
- a CDS encoding NAD-dependent epimerase/dehydratase family protein has protein sequence MLNHDQIIISGASGFVGRHILPYLVDKNLKVISLSRKRTKENTLTYNDIQEKDWNKASAFIHLAGKAHDVKNTADPEEYFKVNRDLTIDLFDQFLASDCKTFIFLSSVKAAADQVEGILTEEHIPKPKTAYGLSKQEAEQYLLKHIHRTDKKVIILRPCMIHGPGNKGNLNLLYSLVKKNVPYPLGGYHNQRSFLSITSLKQVILECITQPPASGIYNVADDVPLSTLALVRVIGKVLNKKPLILKVPAFIMNTVARGGTLLNLPFNSNSLQKLTENYVVSNYKLKKALNIADPWDTAHGLEKTIESFESKE, from the coding sequence ATGTTGAATCACGATCAAATAATAATATCAGGTGCATCGGGTTTTGTGGGTCGACACATCCTTCCGTATTTAGTTGATAAAAATCTCAAAGTAATTTCACTTTCACGAAAGCGAACTAAAGAAAATACCCTCACTTACAACGATATACAAGAAAAAGACTGGAACAAAGCATCCGCATTCATTCACCTAGCGGGCAAGGCACATGATGTCAAAAATACCGCAGATCCTGAAGAGTATTTTAAAGTAAATAGGGATCTTACCATCGACCTATTTGATCAATTCCTAGCCAGCGATTGCAAGACTTTTATATTTCTGAGTTCAGTAAAAGCAGCAGCAGATCAAGTGGAAGGTATACTTACTGAAGAACACATCCCTAAACCCAAAACAGCTTACGGCCTATCAAAGCAAGAGGCAGAACAGTATTTGCTCAAGCATATACACCGCACCGATAAGAAGGTCATCATCCTAAGGCCTTGCATGATTCACGGCCCTGGAAATAAAGGGAACCTGAACCTTCTTTATAGTTTAGTGAAGAAAAATGTTCCCTACCCACTAGGGGGTTATCACAATCAACGTTCTTTCCTCTCTATTACAAGTCTTAAACAGGTAATTCTAGAATGTATTACACAACCACCAGCTTCCGGAATCTATAACGTGGCAGATGATGTGCCTTTATCAACCCTAGCACTAGTCCGTGTAATAGGCAAAGTGCTAAATAAAAAACCGCTTATACTTAAAGTGCCAGCATTCATTATGAACACGGTAGCGCGTGGTGGTACGCTTTTGAACCTTCCATTTAATAGCAATTCTCTGCAAAAGCTTACAGAGAATTATGTGGTTAGCAATTATAAGTTAAAAAAGGCACTTAATATTGCAGACCCATGGGACACCGCTCACGGTCTCGAGAAAACTATTGAATCCTTTGAATCAAAAGAATGA
- a CDS encoding polysaccharide biosynthesis/export family protein: MYFQDIESKGSYEPEIYKSIIKNNDRLSIIVSSSDMTTVSPYNRLVPGVNDANDFRVNGQPLLQDYLVDNNGYVDLPKLGRRKVAGKSRFELEEELSNDYRKFIKDVIVNIRITNFKVTVLGEVQRPGTYTIPDERVTLPQALGLAGDLTLYGKRNDILLLRDRNGVQESHQIDLTSLEVLESDLFYLQQNDVLYVGPNNAQVNGASFNRNNSLYVSIASVLLSVIILIAR, encoded by the coding sequence TTGTATTTTCAAGATATAGAGTCTAAAGGGAGTTATGAACCAGAAATTTATAAATCGATTATAAAGAATAATGATAGGTTGTCGATTATCGTAAGCAGTTCTGATATGACTACGGTTAGTCCATACAATAGACTTGTTCCTGGAGTTAATGACGCAAATGATTTTAGAGTAAATGGTCAACCTTTGCTCCAAGACTATCTTGTAGATAACAATGGATATGTAGACTTACCAAAACTGGGAAGAAGAAAAGTAGCTGGGAAGTCTCGTTTTGAGCTTGAAGAAGAGTTATCTAATGATTATCGAAAGTTTATTAAGGACGTCATTGTTAACATTAGAATCACAAATTTTAAAGTAACTGTTTTAGGAGAAGTTCAGCGTCCTGGAACCTACACCATTCCTGATGAGCGTGTAACACTTCCCCAAGCACTAGGTCTTGCTGGAGATTTGACGCTTTATGGTAAGAGAAACGATATTTTATTACTAAGAGATAGAAATGGCGTTCAAGAAAGCCATCAAATTGATTTGACTTCATTGGAAGTATTGGAAAGTGATCTATTCTACTTACAGCAAAACGATGTGTTGTACGTTGGACCGAATAATGCTCAAGTAAATGGAGCTTCTTTCAACCGTAATAACTCACTATACGTTTCTATAGCCTCAGTTCTATTATCTGTAATCATACTAATTGCTCGTTAA